In Nitrobacteraceae bacterium AZCC 1564, the following proteins share a genomic window:
- a CDS encoding beta-alanine--pyruvate transaminase (product_source=KO:K00822; cath_funfam=3.40.640.10,3.90.1150.10; cog=COG0161; ko=KO:K00822; pfam=PF00202; superfamily=53383): MNIQHPRPTVATPNDLDAYWMPFSSNRSFKRKPRMLAGAKDMHYFTTDGRSVLDGTAGMWCSNVGHGRAPISEAIAKQAANLDYAPPFQFGHPQAFELASRIAGIAPKGLEHVFFCNSGSEAVDTALKVALAYHNGRGDAGRTRLIGRERGYHGVGFGGISVGGMVNNRKMFGSLLTGVDHLPTTYDREKQAFSKGEPEWGTHLADELERIVGIHGSNTVAAVIVEPMAGSTGVLPTPKGYLKRLREICDKHGILLIFDEVITGYGRLGYAFAAERYGVTPDMITFAKGITNGAVPMGGVVIRDTIYDSFMKGPEHAIELFHGYTYSAHPLACAAGLATLDIYRDEGLFERARAMEPKWADAVMGLRKEPNVVDIRTVGITAGIDLAPKKDAPGLRGYEALESAFHDHDLMIRIAGDTIALTPPLIVSESQVGEIMEKVAKVIRGVA; the protein is encoded by the coding sequence GAACCGCTCCTTCAAGCGCAAGCCGCGCATGCTCGCCGGTGCAAAGGATATGCATTATTTCACCACCGATGGTCGCAGCGTTTTGGACGGCACCGCGGGCATGTGGTGCTCCAATGTCGGCCATGGCCGCGCTCCGATCTCCGAGGCGATCGCAAAGCAGGCTGCGAATCTCGATTACGCGCCGCCGTTCCAGTTCGGCCATCCGCAGGCGTTCGAACTGGCAAGCCGCATCGCCGGCATCGCGCCGAAAGGTCTTGAACACGTTTTCTTCTGCAACTCAGGCTCTGAAGCCGTCGACACCGCGCTGAAGGTCGCGCTCGCCTATCACAATGGCCGCGGCGACGCCGGCCGGACGCGTTTGATCGGCCGCGAGCGTGGCTATCACGGCGTGGGCTTCGGCGGCATTTCCGTCGGCGGCATGGTCAACAACCGCAAGATGTTCGGCTCGCTGCTCACCGGCGTCGATCACCTGCCCACCACCTATGACCGCGAGAAGCAGGCGTTCAGCAAGGGTGAGCCGGAATGGGGCACCCATCTCGCTGACGAACTGGAACGCATTGTCGGCATTCATGGATCAAACACTGTCGCCGCCGTTATCGTCGAACCGATGGCAGGCTCGACCGGCGTACTGCCGACGCCGAAGGGGTATCTCAAGCGGCTCCGCGAGATCTGCGACAAGCACGGCATTCTGCTGATCTTCGACGAAGTCATCACCGGTTACGGCCGCCTCGGCTATGCCTTCGCCGCGGAACGCTACGGCGTGACTCCGGACATGATCACCTTCGCCAAGGGCATCACCAACGGCGCTGTGCCGATGGGCGGCGTGGTGATCCGCGACACCATTTATGACTCTTTCATGAAGGGCCCCGAACACGCGATCGAGCTCTTCCACGGTTACACCTATTCTGCGCACCCCTTGGCCTGCGCGGCAGGTCTCGCAACGCTGGACATCTATCGTGACGAGGGGCTGTTCGAGCGTGCGCGGGCGATGGAGCCGAAGTGGGCCGACGCAGTGATGGGGCTGAGGAAGGAGCCGAACGTAGTGGATATCCGCACGGTCGGAATCACCGCCGGCATCGATCTGGCACCGAAGAAGGATGCACCGGGATTGCGGGGCTATGAAGCGCTGGAAAGTGCTTTCCACGACCACGACCTCATGATCCGCATCGCGGGCGACACCATTGCGCTCACACCACCGCTGATCGTCTCGGAAAGCCAGGTCGGCGAGATCATGGAGAAAGTCGCCAAGGTGATTCGCGGCGTCGCGTAA
- a CDS encoding cyclic-di-GMP phosphodiesterase TipF (flagellum assembly factor) (product_source=KO:K13593; cath_funfam=3.20.20.450; cog=COG2200; ko=KO:K13593; pfam=PF00563; smart=SM00052; superfamily=141868,58038; transmembrane_helix_parts=Inside_1_6,TMhelix_7_29,Outside_30_32,TMhelix_33_52,Inside_53_482): protein MIRISTIFIAICMVLIAASFGMLLYGVAGLNVMESAVVALAALTFLILYNAVSMRLRDRSDVGSQIADLSRGTADLARQVGEVGRRMTAMEVRLIAADTSGQERIKAISDEIGELSSLLNQLASSIATHEDILANVTPSNAAKTFSSPPAASDAPRTSSSKLIEPSKPAEVSKAVDGPPTPANVNNAQMLVAVKNAIEANRLDIYLQPMVTLPQRKIRFYEAMSRLRDDKEHVLTAGDFMGTAEVAGLMGQIDNLVLLRCVQVLRRLMVRNKDVGIFCNLSAATLGNASEFNQCRDFLEANRALAPYLILEFKQNTFRHLGPLESEHLATLKRLGYGFSIDNVTDLRIDGRDLADRGVRFLKVPATLLLDQKQLSSTDIHAADLSNLLGRFGIDLVAERIEGERSVVDLLDYDVRFGQGFLFSPPRPLRPEGIASDGAAETAQSSSPKGEKAATEKATEPVAADNVRVTGNAALVRRASALT, encoded by the coding sequence ATGATTCGCATTTCGACGATTTTCATCGCCATCTGCATGGTGTTGATCGCTGCTTCGTTTGGCATGTTGCTCTATGGCGTCGCGGGCCTCAACGTAATGGAATCCGCTGTCGTCGCGCTCGCCGCCCTCACATTCCTCATCCTGTACAATGCGGTCTCGATGCGGCTGCGCGACCGGAGCGACGTCGGCAGCCAGATCGCGGATCTGTCACGCGGCACCGCAGATCTCGCGCGTCAGGTCGGCGAAGTCGGCCGTCGCATGACCGCGATGGAAGTCCGTCTCATTGCGGCAGATACCAGCGGCCAGGAACGCATCAAGGCGATATCCGATGAGATCGGCGAGCTCAGCTCATTGCTGAATCAGCTGGCGAGTTCCATCGCAACTCACGAAGATATCCTGGCCAACGTAACGCCCTCGAATGCGGCCAAGACCTTCTCTTCGCCTCCCGCAGCCTCAGACGCTCCACGCACCAGCTCCAGCAAGCTGATTGAGCCGTCCAAACCCGCCGAAGTTTCGAAGGCAGTCGACGGGCCGCCCACCCCGGCCAATGTCAACAATGCCCAGATGCTGGTGGCCGTTAAAAATGCGATCGAGGCCAACCGTCTCGATATCTATCTCCAGCCGATGGTGACGCTGCCTCAGCGCAAGATCCGGTTCTATGAAGCCATGTCGCGCCTGCGCGACGACAAGGAACACGTCCTCACCGCCGGCGATTTCATGGGCACCGCGGAAGTTGCCGGTCTGATGGGGCAGATCGACAACCTCGTGCTGCTTCGCTGCGTGCAGGTGCTGCGGCGATTGATGGTCCGCAACAAGGATGTCGGCATCTTCTGCAACCTGTCGGCCGCGACTCTTGGCAATGCATCCGAGTTCAATCAGTGCCGCGACTTCCTTGAGGCCAATCGGGCGCTTGCGCCCTACCTTATCCTTGAATTCAAGCAGAACACCTTCCGCCATCTCGGGCCGTTGGAAAGTGAACATCTGGCGACGCTGAAACGCCTTGGTTACGGCTTCTCCATCGACAACGTCACTGACCTCCGGATTGATGGCCGCGACCTTGCCGATCGCGGCGTTCGCTTCCTAAAGGTTCCGGCGACGCTGCTACTCGATCAGAAGCAGCTGTCATCCACGGACATTCATGCAGCCGATCTGTCCAATCTGCTTGGCCGTTTTGGAATCGATCTCGTCGCTGAACGAATTGAAGGTGAGCGCTCCGTTGTCGACCTTCTGGACTACGACGTTCGTTTCGGCCAGGGCTTCCTGTTCTCACCGCCTCGCCCATTGCGCCCAGAAGGGATCGCATCGGACGGCGCGGCCGAAACCGCTCAATCATCCTCGCCAAAGGGCGAGAAGGCTGCTACGGAGAAGGCCACCGAGCCGGTCGCTGCGGACAATGTTCGGGTTACCGGTAATGCGGCGCTGGTGCGCCGCGCCTCTGCCCTCACCTAA
- a CDS encoding HAD superfamily hydrolase (TIGR01459 family) (product_source=TIGR01459; cath_funfam=3.40.50.1000; cog=COG0647; pfam=PF13242,PF13344; superfamily=56784; tigrfam=TIGR01459) has protein sequence MTAPSVSTLRFVDHLQELTPQTDIILSDIWGVIHDGLNGFPGPCKTLETFRKQGGTVIMITNAPRPADSVQRQLRKMNISDDTYDAIVSSGDLARNYVASHLNKSVFQIGPDRDNPIFRELDVTFAPLEEADYIVCTGPFNDEIETAEDYRDMMIQARERNLTFICANPDIIVERGDRLIYCAGAIAELYRELGGDVLFYGKPHRPIYDRALELAAAKRGKATPLNRVLAIGDSVRTDLTGANTMGLECLFVTRGIHSADFADIEEIDEFAIRRLFGDAKPPRALTRDLQW, from the coding sequence ATGACTGCACCTTCCGTCAGCACGTTGCGTTTCGTTGACCATCTGCAAGAACTCACCCCGCAAACCGACATCATCCTCAGCGATATCTGGGGCGTGATTCACGATGGGCTGAATGGCTTTCCCGGCCCCTGCAAAACGCTCGAGACCTTCCGCAAACAAGGCGGCACGGTGATCATGATCACCAATGCGCCACGGCCTGCCGATTCCGTGCAGCGCCAGTTGCGCAAGATGAACATCTCCGACGACACCTACGATGCCATCGTGTCATCAGGCGATCTGGCGCGGAACTACGTTGCATCTCACCTGAACAAGTCGGTGTTTCAGATCGGCCCTGACCGCGACAATCCCATCTTCCGGGAACTGGATGTCACCTTCGCTCCTCTCGAGGAGGCCGACTACATCGTCTGCACGGGACCCTTTAACGACGAAATCGAGACCGCCGAAGACTACCGGGACATGATGATACAGGCGCGCGAGCGAAACCTGACCTTCATCTGCGCCAATCCCGACATCATTGTCGAACGCGGTGACAGGCTAATCTACTGCGCGGGCGCCATCGCGGAGCTTTACCGCGAACTTGGTGGAGACGTGCTGTTCTACGGCAAGCCGCACCGCCCAATCTATGACCGCGCGCTCGAGCTCGCGGCGGCCAAGCGCGGGAAAGCAACCCCTCTAAATCGCGTTCTTGCCATCGGCGACTCGGTTCGCACCGATTTGACCGGTGCCAACACCATGGGACTCGAATGCCTCTTCGTCACGCGCGGGATTCATTCAGCCGACTTCGCGGATATTGAGGAGATCGACGAATTCGCAATACGGCGTTTGTTTGGCGACGCCAAGCCACCTCGCGCGCTGACGCGGGATCTGCAGTGGTAA
- a CDS encoding two-component system chemotaxis response regulator CheY (product_source=KO:K03413; cath_funfam=3.40.50.2300; cog=COG0745; ko=KO:K03413; pfam=PF00072; smart=SM00448; superfamily=52172), whose amino-acid sequence MAMDLSMSVLVVDDYNTMIRIIRNLLKQLGFENIDDASDGSAALSKMRTKKYGLVISDWNMEPMTGYDLLKEVRGDPNLATTPFIMITAESKTENVIAAKKAGVNNYIVKPFNAATLKTKIEAVFPDNVPA is encoded by the coding sequence ATGGCCATGGATTTATCGATGTCGGTTCTGGTGGTCGATGACTACAACACCATGATCCGCATCATCCGCAATCTTCTTAAGCAGCTCGGCTTCGAGAATATCGATGACGCCAGCGATGGATCCGCCGCGCTTAGCAAGATGCGTACGAAGAAATACGGCCTCGTGATCTCCGACTGGAACATGGAGCCAATGACCGGTTACGACCTGCTCAAGGAAGTCCGCGGCGATCCCAATCTCGCCACCACGCCTTTCATCATGATCACGGCGGAGTCCAAGACCGAGAACGTGATCGCAGCCAAGAAGGCTGGCGTGAACAACTACATCGTGAAGCCGTTCAATGCGGCGACGCTCAAGACCAAGATCGAAGCCGTGTTCCCGGACAACGTTCCGGCGTAA
- a CDS encoding riboflavin kinase/FMN adenylyltransferase (product_source=KO:K11753; cath_funfam=2.40.30.30,3.40.50.620; cog=COG0196; ko=KO:K11753; pfam=PF01687,PF06574; smart=SM00904; superfamily=52374,82114; tigrfam=TIGR00083) → MQTKTFKVIRDTTPPSEIVKGGVVALGNFDGVHLGHRAVIAAAVDMARKLKKPAFAVTFEPHPRHFFSPHTPQFWLTDETAKLRLLATTGLDGAVIMTFDAARAGTTAQDFINHDLIGRLGVSGISVGYDFHFGKGRSGSPSLLASEAPRLGIEVHIQPHVDILDRPVSSSAIRMALAEGQIGDATAMLGAPWFVTGEVIHGEKRGRNLGYPTANIRLDKNCGLRHGIYAVRIGLGSHRFDGVASFGRRPTFDNGAPLLEIFLFDFKGDLYGKQLDVAFISYIRDELKFDGIEPLIRQMDDDSMKARAALAAAPDAFPNLGEIG, encoded by the coding sequence ATGCAAACGAAGACATTCAAAGTCATTCGCGACACCACGCCCCCAAGCGAGATCGTCAAAGGCGGGGTCGTTGCGCTCGGCAATTTCGACGGCGTGCATCTTGGTCACCGCGCAGTGATTGCTGCTGCGGTCGACATGGCACGCAAGCTGAAAAAGCCCGCTTTCGCGGTCACCTTCGAGCCTCATCCGCGGCATTTCTTCAGTCCGCACACGCCACAGTTCTGGCTGACGGACGAGACCGCCAAGCTGCGGTTGCTGGCAACGACGGGTCTCGACGGCGCCGTCATCATGACTTTCGACGCCGCGCGCGCCGGCACCACAGCGCAAGATTTTATTAATCACGATCTCATTGGCCGCCTTGGCGTGAGCGGCATTTCTGTCGGCTACGACTTCCATTTCGGCAAAGGCCGCAGTGGGTCGCCCTCGCTACTCGCCAGCGAAGCCCCGCGCTTAGGGATCGAAGTCCACATCCAGCCGCACGTCGATATTCTCGATCGTCCAGTCTCCTCAAGTGCTATTCGCATGGCGTTGGCCGAAGGACAGATCGGCGATGCGACCGCAATGCTTGGCGCGCCATGGTTCGTCACGGGTGAAGTCATTCATGGCGAAAAGCGCGGACGTAATCTCGGCTATCCAACCGCCAACATCCGCCTCGACAAGAATTGCGGGCTTCGGCACGGTATCTATGCCGTTCGCATTGGCCTCGGATCACACCGCTTCGATGGAGTGGCAAGCTTCGGCCGCCGTCCGACCTTCGACAACGGCGCACCATTGCTTGAGATATTCTTGTTCGACTTCAAGGGCGACCTCTACGGCAAGCAACTCGATGTTGCATTCATCTCCTACATTCGTGACGAGCTGAAGTTCGACGGTATCGAACCGCTCATCCGCCAGATGGATGATGACAGCATGAAAGCTCGTGCCGCTCTGGCCGCCGCACCGGATGCTTTCCCCAATCTCGGAGAAATCGGCTGA
- a CDS encoding maltose O-acetyltransferase (product_source=KO:K00661; cath_funfam=2.160.10.10; cog=COG0110; ko=KO:K00661; pfam=PF00132,PF12464; smart=SM01266; superfamily=51161), with protein MLAGELYRPDAPEIVSDQAITAKWLARYNSAAGSAPDVMRMILAERLAAMGANVVIRPPFFCDYGYNIRLGDGVFLNFNCVILDVVEVAIGDRTQIGPAVQIYAADHPRDATTRRAGLEFGRPVRIGSDVWIGGGSIILPGVTIGDGAVIGAGSVVTRDVSAHKTVAGNPARPIGPSS; from the coding sequence ATGCTTGCGGGTGAATTGTATCGCCCTGACGCGCCGGAGATTGTCTCGGATCAGGCGATCACGGCCAAATGGCTGGCGCGCTATAATTCCGCAGCGGGATCGGCGCCCGATGTAATGCGGATGATCCTCGCCGAACGGCTGGCGGCGATGGGGGCGAACGTCGTGATCCGGCCGCCGTTCTTCTGCGACTACGGTTACAACATCCGTCTTGGTGACGGTGTTTTTCTGAATTTCAACTGCGTCATCCTCGATGTGGTCGAAGTGGCCATCGGCGACCGCACGCAGATCGGCCCGGCGGTGCAGATTTATGCCGCTGACCATCCGAGGGACGCCACGACACGGCGCGCGGGCCTCGAATTTGGGCGCCCGGTGCGCATCGGCAGCGATGTCTGGATCGGCGGCGGCAGTATCATTCTGCCGGGCGTCACCATCGGTGACGGGGCCGTGATCGGAGCCGGCAGCGTCGTCACACGCGATGTCTCCGCCCATAAGACAGTGGCGGGAAATCCCGCCCGCCCGATAGGCCCCAGCAGCTAA
- a CDS encoding isoleucyl-tRNA synthetase (product_source=KO:K01870; cath_funfam=1.10.730.10,3.40.50.620; cog=COG0060; ko=KO:K01870; pfam=PF00133,PF08264; superfamily=47323,52374; tigrfam=TIGR00392), with protein MTEKPKSDAADYSKTLYLPQTDFPMRAGLPQREPEILARWNKMDLYKQLRETAKSRPKFVLHDGPPYANGNIHIGHALNKILKDVVTKSQQMLGHDSNYVPGWDCHGLPIEWKIEEEYRSKGKNKDAVPVIEFRRECRAFAEKWIDVQREEFKRLGVIGDWAHPYTTMNYFAEAQIARELMKFAANGTLYRGSKPVMWSVVEKTALAEAEVEYEDYTSDTVWVKFPVAASYGRLANASVVIWTTTPWTLPGNRAISFSPKIAYGLYKVTDAPADNWAKAGDLLILADKLAEDVFKQARVTAFEKVSDVSADILDAVECVHPLKGLDGGYEFTVPLLAGDHVTDDTGTGFVHTAPGHGREDFDIWTANARELNARGINVAIPYTVDANGALTEQAPGFTGKRVINDKGEKGDANESIIKALVERGMLLARGRLKHQYPHSWRSKKPVIFRNTPQWFIAMDKDIAVAGKAKSGDTLRARALQAISVTRWVPEQGQNRITGMISGRPDWVVSRQRAWGVPITVFVREKGDGSAEILQDEAVNKCIADAFEQEGADAWYAEGARERFLGSHAHEEWKKVDDILDVWFDSGSTHAFVLEDPVHFPGFAGIKRKVDGGQDTVMYLEGSDQHRGWFHSSLLESCGTRGRAPYDVVLTHGFTLDEHGRKMSKSLGNTVEPQKVIKDSGADILRLWVCATDYADDQRIGPEILKNTIETYRKLRNTIRWMLGSLAHFRDEDRIKADDMPELERLMLHRLSEVDEVVRQAYADFDYKTVVATLAAFMNTELSAFYFDVRKDTLYCDPPSSIARKSALTVIDYLFRAIITWLAPILSFTAEEAWMSRYGQSAGSVHLELFQHVLAAWRNDALAKKWETIRDVRRVVTGALEIERAAKRIGSSLEASPLVYVSDKAIFATLFDVDLAEVSITSNAMVSNEDAPAGAFRLNDVPGVAVVVERAVGTKCARSWKILPTVGDDPEYPDVTPRDAQALRELKALGLV; from the coding sequence ATGACCGAAAAGCCCAAATCCGACGCCGCCGATTATTCCAAAACCCTCTATCTGCCGCAGACGGATTTCCCGATGCGCGCGGGCTTGCCCCAGCGCGAACCGGAAATTCTGGCGCGATGGAACAAGATGGACCTCTATAAGCAGCTCCGCGAAACCGCGAAGTCGCGCCCAAAATTCGTGCTGCACGACGGCCCACCATACGCCAACGGCAACATTCACATCGGTCATGCGCTCAACAAGATCCTCAAGGATGTGGTGACCAAGAGCCAGCAGATGCTGGGCCATGACTCGAATTACGTGCCTGGCTGGGACTGCCACGGTCTGCCGATCGAATGGAAAATCGAGGAGGAATACCGCTCCAAGGGCAAGAACAAGGACGCGGTTCCAGTCATCGAGTTCCGCCGCGAGTGCCGTGCCTTCGCGGAGAAGTGGATCGATGTCCAGCGCGAGGAGTTCAAGCGGCTCGGGGTGATTGGCGACTGGGCTCACCCCTACACCACCATGAACTATTTCGCCGAAGCCCAGATCGCGCGCGAACTGATGAAGTTCGCCGCGAACGGCACGCTGTACCGCGGCTCCAAGCCCGTCATGTGGAGTGTCGTCGAAAAGACTGCGCTGGCCGAAGCGGAGGTGGAGTACGAGGACTACACCTCGGACACCGTCTGGGTGAAATTTCCGGTCGCAGCTTCCTACGGTCGATTAGCTAATGCCTCGGTCGTCATCTGGACGACCACGCCATGGACTCTGCCCGGCAACCGCGCCATCAGCTTCTCGCCGAAGATTGCCTACGGTCTGTACAAAGTGACCGATGCTCCGGCAGACAACTGGGCAAAAGCCGGTGATCTTCTCATTCTCGCGGACAAGCTTGCGGAGGATGTCTTCAAGCAGGCGCGCGTCACGGCCTTTGAAAAGGTCAGCGATGTTTCTGCCGACATCCTGGACGCGGTTGAGTGCGTGCATCCGTTGAAGGGGCTTGATGGCGGCTACGAATTTACCGTGCCGCTGCTGGCAGGCGATCACGTCACCGATGATACCGGCACCGGGTTCGTGCACACCGCGCCGGGCCACGGACGTGAAGACTTCGACATCTGGACAGCAAATGCCCGTGAGCTCAATGCACGCGGCATCAACGTCGCGATTCCCTACACGGTCGACGCCAACGGCGCACTGACCGAGCAGGCGCCGGGCTTCACCGGAAAACGCGTCATCAACGACAAGGGCGAAAAGGGCGACGCCAACGAAAGCATCATCAAGGCACTCGTCGAGCGCGGCATGCTACTTGCGCGTGGCCGTCTTAAACACCAGTACCCGCATTCGTGGCGCTCTAAGAAGCCGGTGATCTTCCGCAACACGCCGCAATGGTTCATTGCGATGGACAAGGACATTGCGGTTGCCGGCAAGGCGAAGTCTGGCGACACGCTGCGCGCCCGTGCGTTGCAAGCGATTTCCGTCACCCGCTGGGTGCCCGAGCAAGGTCAGAACCGCATCACCGGCATGATCTCCGGCCGCCCCGACTGGGTGGTGTCGCGGCAGCGCGCATGGGGCGTGCCGATCACCGTGTTTGTGCGTGAGAAAGGCGACGGCTCTGCAGAGATCCTGCAGGACGAAGCCGTCAACAAATGCATCGCCGACGCTTTCGAGCAGGAAGGCGCCGACGCGTGGTACGCGGAAGGCGCTCGCGAGCGCTTCCTCGGCTCCCATGCCCACGAGGAATGGAAGAAGGTCGACGACATTCTCGACGTCTGGTTTGATTCCGGCTCCACGCATGCATTCGTGCTCGAAGATCCGGTGCACTTCCCCGGGTTCGCCGGCATCAAGCGCAAGGTCGATGGCGGGCAGGATACAGTGATGTATCTCGAAGGCAGCGACCAGCATCGCGGCTGGTTTCACTCCTCGCTGCTCGAAAGCTGCGGCACGCGTGGCCGCGCGCCCTACGATGTGGTGCTCACCCACGGCTTCACGCTCGACGAGCACGGCCGCAAGATGTCGAAGTCTCTTGGCAACACCGTCGAGCCCCAGAAGGTGATCAAAGACTCCGGCGCAGACATCCTGCGGCTGTGGGTGTGCGCGACCGACTATGCCGACGACCAGCGTATCGGACCGGAGATTCTCAAGAACACGATCGAGACCTACCGCAAGCTCCGCAACACCATCCGCTGGATGCTGGGCAGTCTTGCGCATTTCCGTGACGAGGATCGGATCAAGGCCGACGACATGCCGGAGCTCGAGCGGCTGATGCTACATCGTCTGTCGGAGGTCGATGAGGTGGTGCGGCAAGCCTATGCCGATTTCGACTACAAGACCGTGGTCGCGACGCTCGCCGCGTTCATGAACACCGAGTTGTCGGCGTTCTACTTCGACGTCCGCAAGGACACGCTGTATTGTGACCCGCCGTCTTCAATTGCACGCAAATCGGCCCTGACGGTTATCGACTATCTGTTCCGCGCCATCATCACATGGCTCGCACCAATTCTGAGCTTCACTGCGGAAGAGGCCTGGATGTCGCGCTACGGCCAGTCTGCCGGGTCGGTACATCTTGAGTTGTTCCAGCATGTGCTCGCAGCTTGGCGCAATGATGCTCTCGCAAAAAAATGGGAAACCATTCGCGACGTCCGCCGCGTGGTGACAGGCGCGCTGGAGATCGAACGCGCCGCCAAGCGCATCGGTTCATCGCTGGAAGCTTCGCCGCTGGTTTACGTATCGGACAAGGCGATCTTCGCGACGCTGTTCGATGTCGATCTGGCGGAGGTGAGCATCACATCCAACGCGATGGTGTCGAACGAGGATGCGCCAGCAGGTGCATTCAGATTGAACGACGTGCCGGGCGTGGCCGTCGTGGTGGAAAGGGCGGTCGGCACCAAGTGCGCACGCTCCTGGAAAATCCTGCCGACGGTCGGAGACGATCCGGAATACCCGGACGTGACACCGCGCGATGCTCAGGCCCTGCGTGAGCTTAAGGCATTAGGGCTCGTCTAA
- a CDS encoding signal peptidase II (product_source=KO:K03101; cog=COG0597; ko=KO:K03101; pfam=PF01252; superfamily=100950; tigrfam=TIGR00077; transmembrane_helix_parts=Outside_1_9,TMhelix_10_29,Inside_30_35,TMhelix_36_58,Outside_59_62,TMhelix_63_85,Inside_86_91,TMhelix_92_114,Outside_115_133,TMhelix_134_153,Inside_154_166) → MSPLFRSGLIAAIATLVLDQASKLWLLNVFQLGRRGAVTVTPFFELVLAWNTGISYGWFQDSGPVGQAVLLAIKVVAVIVLALWMARSGTRLAVIGLGLIIGGAIGNGIDRLAYGAVVDFALFHIEIGGKTYNWYVFNLADVAIVAGVAALLYDSFVSPNAAKTPS, encoded by the coding sequence ATGTCTCCCCTCTTCCGATCCGGGCTCATCGCCGCCATTGCTACGCTCGTGCTCGATCAGGCATCGAAGCTGTGGCTACTCAACGTATTCCAGCTTGGCCGCCGGGGTGCTGTGACGGTGACCCCGTTCTTCGAGCTCGTGCTCGCCTGGAATACGGGGATCAGTTATGGCTGGTTCCAGGATTCGGGGCCGGTCGGCCAGGCTGTTCTGCTTGCGATCAAGGTCGTGGCCGTGATCGTGCTGGCGCTCTGGATGGCCCGCTCCGGCACACGTTTAGCTGTAATCGGCCTGGGGCTGATTATCGGGGGGGCCATCGGCAATGGAATCGACCGATTGGCCTATGGCGCCGTGGTCGATTTTGCCCTTTTCCACATCGAGATCGGCGGAAAAACCTACAACTGGTACGTGTTTAACCTTGCCGATGTGGCGATCGTTGCCGGGGTAGCGGCCCTCCTGTATGACTCATTTGTGAGCCCCAACGCCGCAAAAACGCCCTCATAA